In Planctomycetia bacterium, one DNA window encodes the following:
- a CDS encoding transposase family protein, whose amino-acid sequence MMSIQVLVCDCTYLRVLGRKFAYLFLVSDAYTRRIVGYHVSRDLSHHSAVIALSKAAAWLKEVQGVTGQGVIHHSDRGCQYCCHEYLAMLRSQGMQSNMTDADHCYQNAIAERINGILKDELDLDAEFITSTTYKRLSPRPWRCTTRNDRTGA is encoded by the coding sequence ATGATGAGTATCCAGGTGCTGGTCTGCGACTGTACCTACCTCAGAGTGTTGGGACGAAAGTTTGCGTACCTGTTCCTGGTGAGCGATGCGTACACGAGACGGATCGTGGGGTATCACGTGAGTCGGGACTTGTCGCATCATTCGGCCGTGATTGCGCTGTCGAAAGCGGCGGCTTGGCTGAAGGAGGTCCAGGGCGTGACGGGTCAGGGCGTGATTCATCATTCGGACCGAGGCTGCCAGTACTGCTGTCATGAGTACCTGGCGATGCTGAGGTCGCAGGGGATGCAATCCAACATGACCGACGCTGACCATTGTTACCAGAATGCCATCGCCGAACGGATCAATGGCATCCTCAAGGATGAGCTTGATTTGGATGCGGAGTTCATAACGTCAACCACGTACAAACGGCTGTCGCCAAGGCCGTGGAGGTGTACAACACGAAACGACCGCACTGGAGCCTAG